From the genome of Pirellulales bacterium, one region includes:
- the rpmJ gene encoding 50S ribosomal protein L36, which produces MKIRASVKRLCDHCKIVRRRGVVYVVCNNPRHKQRQG; this is translated from the coding sequence ATGAAAATCCGCGCTAGTGTCAAACGCCTGTGCGACCATTGCAAAATTGTCCGCCGCCGCGGAGTGGTGTATGTGGTGTGCAATAATCCGCGCCACAAACA